One Streptosporangium sp. NBC_01495 DNA window includes the following coding sequences:
- a CDS encoding protein kinase domain-containing protein codes for MEPLRQGDPRQAGAYRLEGRLGGGGMGQVFLGRSRGGRPVAVKLVRPELADDAGFRRRFAQEVEAARRVGGFYTAQVVDADPDADPPWLVTAYIPGPSLHQAVATHGPLPAEAITVLGAGLAEGLGAIHACDLVHRDLKPSNVILAADGPRVIDFGITRALDATSHTLSHVVVGTPSFMSPEQARGHEIGQPSDVFSLGLVLAFAATGRSPFGTGPAQAIVYRIVHDGPDLTGMPAHLADLVRRCLAKDPGDRARVADLLEELTNPTQTITQWPPPPIATMITERLVQTSTALASEVEARVRELIGRGKNVEAIKLVRQRTDLGLKDAKELVDAIAAGYAVPAAGPGMPGLPGSPGGPGQVVDAETRAGAEELIAKGKLIKAITLVRQRTGLGLKEAKDYCEALRDGRPWREELHAALVGLGYSGKDADAAVDAVAADLTGDEVPLIHTLLKSAIRKLSRKERPPRPPGAGHPVAISHGVGTTTAAVTLALLCLPGLLYLVSKTVEYLQDPDAPTELIAVNMAVGIVEAVLLATGALLLFQHKMAGRWMIAATGGAAALHGMSVSVQYLLVGGPPSVAAIAFVVGPLTAVSAAAAMIMAIHPSTGRWCLRRS; via the coding sequence ATGGAGCCGTTGCGGCAGGGTGATCCGCGCCAGGCGGGGGCCTATCGGCTGGAGGGGCGGCTGGGCGGTGGCGGGATGGGGCAGGTGTTTCTGGGACGCTCTCGTGGCGGCCGCCCGGTCGCGGTCAAGCTGGTGCGGCCCGAGCTGGCCGACGATGCCGGGTTTCGGCGCCGGTTCGCCCAGGAGGTCGAGGCCGCCCGCCGGGTCGGCGGGTTTTACACCGCCCAGGTGGTCGACGCTGACCCCGATGCCGACCCGCCGTGGCTGGTCACCGCCTACATCCCCGGCCCGTCCCTGCATCAGGCTGTCGCGACGCACGGTCCGCTGCCTGCGGAGGCGATCACAGTGCTGGGAGCGGGACTGGCCGAGGGGCTCGGCGCGATCCACGCCTGCGACCTGGTGCACCGCGACCTCAAACCCTCCAATGTGATCCTCGCCGCCGACGGCCCCCGTGTCATCGACTTCGGCATCACCCGCGCACTAGACGCCACCTCCCACACCCTCTCCCACGTCGTGGTCGGCACCCCGTCGTTCATGTCCCCGGAACAGGCGCGCGGCCACGAGATCGGCCAACCCAGTGACGTGTTCTCCCTCGGACTTGTCCTGGCGTTCGCCGCCACCGGCCGCAGCCCGTTCGGCACAGGCCCGGCTCAAGCGATCGTCTACCGCATCGTCCACGACGGACCCGACCTGACCGGCATGCCCGCCCACCTGGCGGATCTGGTGAGGCGCTGCCTGGCCAAAGACCCCGGCGACCGCGCCCGCGTGGCCGACCTCCTCGAGGAACTCACCAACCCCACCCAGACAATCACCCAATGGCCCCCGCCGCCGATCGCGACGATGATTACCGAACGCCTGGTGCAGACCTCGACGGCCTTGGCGTCCGAGGTCGAGGCGCGGGTACGCGAGCTCATTGGCAGGGGGAAGAATGTCGAAGCGATCAAGCTCGTGCGACAGCGGACCGATCTCGGCCTGAAGGACGCCAAGGAGCTCGTCGACGCCATAGCGGCCGGGTACGCAGTGCCGGCGGCCGGACCCGGCATGCCGGGCCTGCCGGGTTCGCCCGGCGGTCCTGGCCAGGTAGTCGATGCCGAGACACGCGCCGGTGCCGAGGAGCTGATCGCCAAGGGCAAGCTGATCAAAGCGATCACGCTCGTGCGGCAGCGGACCGGTCTCGGTCTCAAGGAGGCCAAGGACTACTGCGAGGCACTGCGGGACGGCAGGCCCTGGCGCGAGGAGCTTCACGCCGCTCTGGTCGGCCTCGGCTATTCGGGCAAGGACGCCGACGCGGCCGTCGACGCGGTCGCCGCCGACCTGACCGGCGACGAGGTCCCCCTGATCCACACGCTCCTGAAGTCGGCCATCCGCAAACTGAGCCGCAAGGAACGGCCGCCCCGGCCCCCCGGGGCGGGCCACCCGGTGGCGATCAGCCACGGTGTCGGCACCACAACCGCCGCGGTAACACTGGCCCTGCTGTGCCTTCCAGGGCTCCTGTACCTGGTCTCCAAGACCGTCGAATACCTCCAAGACCCCGATGCGCCAACCGAGTTGATCGCGGTGAATATGGCGGTGGGCATTGTGGAGGCGGTCCTCCTCGCAACGGGCGCGCTGCTGCTGTTCCAGCACAAGATGGCTGGACGCTGGATGATCGCGGCAACCGGTGGCGCGGCGGCTCTGCACGGTATGAGCGTCAGCGTGCAATACCTTCTGGTTGGAGGGCCACCATCCGTCGCAGCGATCGCCTTCGTTGTCGGCCCGCTGACGGCCGTTTCGGCGGCCGCCGCCATGATCATGGCCATACACCCGTCCACCGGCCGCTGGTGCCTTCGCCGGAGCTAG
- a CDS encoding winged helix DNA-binding domain-containing protein, whose product MIDQRQVMNFRVQAQQLDRAEGTLGNTAVLDIGAQETGPDGGRWALAMRGVDVAALSVEDLILLWTVRGAPHLYRRADVGKVAAAVEPFSDADAGKRIYDAARPLKAADIGNLAALDEVAAQMRAIVTKPMAKGDVSGRLAEVMPEPYLRFCRSCDATHLHEMPFRLAAVRAGLELQLDTSPPVLQRTAGFKKAVASGDRFDLIRAYLRLLGPATPKHVADYLDTTVKDVKARWPEDVIEVTVGGEARSLLAADEPALESADATATRLLGPFDLFLQAKDRATLVPGTAHAKELWPVLGRPGAVLVDGELVGTWRPRKSGKTLKVAVQPWHKLPATTRDDIVEQAERLAAYRTVSLAGVEFTT is encoded by the coding sequence ATGATTGATCAGCGCCAGGTGATGAACTTCCGCGTTCAGGCGCAGCAGCTTGACCGAGCCGAGGGCACGCTCGGAAACACCGCAGTGCTCGATATCGGGGCGCAGGAGACCGGTCCGGACGGCGGCAGGTGGGCGCTGGCCATGCGCGGGGTCGATGTGGCGGCGTTGTCCGTGGAGGATCTGATCCTGCTGTGGACTGTGCGAGGTGCTCCCCACCTTTACCGCCGCGCTGACGTGGGGAAGGTGGCGGCCGCGGTCGAGCCGTTCTCCGACGCTGACGCGGGCAAGCGCATCTACGACGCCGCCAGGCCGTTGAAGGCGGCTGACATCGGCAATCTGGCTGCCCTCGACGAGGTAGCCGCTCAGATGCGAGCCATCGTCACCAAGCCGATGGCCAAGGGGGACGTCTCCGGGCGCTTGGCCGAGGTGATGCCCGAGCCGTATCTGCGGTTCTGCCGATCATGCGACGCTACCCACCTCCACGAAATGCCGTTCCGGCTGGCCGCCGTGCGGGCCGGGCTGGAGCTGCAACTCGACACGTCGCCGCCGGTCCTGCAGCGCACCGCGGGGTTCAAGAAGGCCGTCGCCTCGGGCGACAGATTCGACCTCATCCGCGCGTACCTTCGTCTGCTCGGCCCGGCCACCCCCAAACACGTGGCCGACTATCTCGATACCACGGTCAAGGATGTGAAGGCACGCTGGCCCGAAGACGTGATCGAGGTGACGGTCGGCGGCGAGGCGCGCTCGCTCCTGGCCGCCGACGAACCGGCGCTGGAATCGGCCGACGCCACGGCAACGCGCCTGCTCGGCCCGTTCGACCTTTTCCTCCAGGCCAAAGACCGGGCAACCCTGGTGCCGGGCACGGCCCACGCCAAGGAGTTGTGGCCGGTGCTGGGTCGCCCCGGCGCCGTCCTGGTCGACGGTGAACTGGTCGGCACCTGGCGTCCCCGCAAGTCCGGCAAGACATTGAAGGTCGCCGTTCAGCCGTGGCACAAGCTGCCCGCTACCACGCGCGATGACATCGTCGAACAAGCTGAACGCCTCGCCGCGTACCGCACCGTTTCCCTCGCCGGCGTCGAATTCACCACCTAA
- a CDS encoding helix-turn-helix domain-containing protein — MVTTGMATTRKSSSTTKAFELLETVASAGTAGASLYDPAAASHVAVSTAHRYAASLLELGVLEKDGGGRYRLVDITMTKKDTIDHPDRPSRFGYGATQIEAEVPYTVFKDSPSVDMSVALHNPADTAKSYEYWTCTTLAPGEESTWGSPTMDIVTNVDTIRYDSAYRWMADVEQPAHPQTPTDRHLVLDKIKKMSEWRSDGIADGAAHVGFAHDDEGVSVTANVFTTLIGQDMTAALVDDSTGSTLTSATHG, encoded by the coding sequence ATGGTGACGACAGGAATGGCGACGACGAGGAAGTCGTCGAGTACGACCAAGGCGTTCGAGCTGCTGGAGACGGTGGCGTCCGCCGGCACAGCGGGTGCGAGCCTGTACGATCCGGCAGCCGCGTCCCATGTCGCGGTCAGCACGGCCCACCGCTACGCCGCATCCCTGCTTGAGCTCGGCGTCCTGGAGAAGGACGGCGGCGGCCGGTACCGGCTCGTCGACATCACGATGACCAAGAAGGACACGATCGACCACCCCGACCGGCCCAGCCGATTCGGGTACGGGGCCACGCAGATCGAAGCCGAGGTCCCTTACACGGTGTTCAAGGACAGCCCGTCTGTGGACATGTCCGTGGCGCTGCACAACCCGGCGGACACGGCGAAGAGCTACGAGTACTGGACCTGTACCACGCTTGCACCGGGCGAGGAGTCGACCTGGGGTTCGCCGACGATGGACATCGTCACGAACGTCGACACCATCCGGTACGACTCGGCCTACCGCTGGATGGCCGACGTCGAGCAGCCGGCTCACCCGCAGACACCGACCGACCGGCATCTCGTGCTCGACAAGATCAAGAAGATGAGCGAGTGGCGTAGCGACGGCATCGCCGACGGCGCCGCGCACGTCGGGTTCGCCCACGACGACGAAGGTGTGTCGGTCACGGCCAACGTGTTCACAACCCTCATCGGCCAGGACATGACGGCCGCCCTGGTCGACGACTCGACCGGAAGCACGCTGACGAGTGCGACTCACGGGTGA